One Solanum pennellii chromosome 10, SPENNV200 genomic region harbors:
- the LOC107002599 gene encoding uncharacterized protein LOC107002599 — MSLNTIIKLKIADAIWEGGSNAPLSPNEILTKIRPQRGRDAENLQRMLCMLTSYRVFEEHVVDDDSQRRSVQTSRAKLGRVCCYCVMFGLPHSSHFVEVAKCQ, encoded by the exons ATGTCTCTCAATACCATTATCAAACTCAAGATAGCTGATGCTATTTGGGAAGGTGGATCAAATGCTCCACTCTCTCCAAATGAAATTCTCACTAAAATCCGCCCTCAGCGTGGCCGGGATGCTGAGAACCTTCAACGAATGCTATGCATGCTCACGAGCTACCGTGTGTTCGAGGAGCATGTAGTTGATGACGACTCTCAAAGAAG ATCTGTACAAACTAGTCGTGCTAAACTTGGAAGGGTCTGTTGTTACTGCGTCATGTTTGGATTACCTCACAG CTCTCACTTCGTTGAAGTCGCTAAATGTCAATAG
- the LOC107001901 gene encoding LOW QUALITY PROTEIN: UDP-glycosyltransferase 73D1-like (The sequence of the model RefSeq protein was modified relative to this genomic sequence to represent the inferred CDS: substituted 1 base at 1 genomic stop codon), with the protein MATNIPQKLHFVFIPLLAQGHMIPMIDMARLFAEHGVKVSLVTTPHNASRFATIINRAKEIGLDIELIQIPFPSEQVGLPIGCENLDSVPSRDLIRNFYTALNMLQNPLENFLVDQNTPPSCIISDKCLSWTSQTARKFNVPRLVFHGMCCFSLLSSHNLMLHRPYLKVKSDMERFVVPGLPLRVEIAKNQLPGAFVQLPDLDDIXGQMQEAESSAYGVVVNSFVELEHGCVEEYEKAINKKVWCIGPVSLCNKNVMDMYQRGNKPSIDDKQCLKWLDTMKNESVLYCCLGSQCRLIASQLIEIGLGLEASKRPFIWVIKTADQNFLELEKWLLDTKYEERIKGRGLVIKGWAPQVLILSHPAIKGFLTHCGWNSTIEGVSCGVPMITWPMFAEQFFNEKLIVEILRIGVEVGVKFPVRWGEEEKVGVLVCKEQVVNAIEELMDGGEEGEKRRIRSKELGTIARMTMEENGTSRLNILNLIQDILNQSLSAQLI; encoded by the coding sequence aTGGCAACCAATATTCCTCAAAAACTTCATTTTGTGTTTATTCCATTACTAGCACAAGGCCATATGATTCCCATGATAGACATGGCTAGGCTATTCGCGGAGCATGGTGTGAAGGTTAGTTTAGTAACTACACCACATAACGCGTCAAGATTTGCAACTATTATCAATCGGGCAAAAGAAATTGGGTTAGATATTGAACTTATTCAAATCCCATTTCCTAGTGAACAAGTTGGCTTACCTATCGGTTGTGAAAATCTTGATAGTGTCCCTTCACGTGATCttataagaaatttttataCAGCACTTAATATGTTACAAAATCCATTGGAGAATTTTTTGGttgaccaaaatacccctccaagTTGTATAATTTCGGATAAGTGTCTCTCATGGACATCGCAAACAGCGCGAAAATTCAATGTCCCAAGGCTTGTTTTTCATGGGATGTGTTGTTTTTCATTGTTAAGTTCACATAATTTGATGCTTCATAGGCCTTATTTGAAGGTTAAATCGGATATGGAACGTTTTGTTGTGCCAGGGCTTCCACTAAGGGTTGAAATAGCAAAAAATCAACTTCCAGGGGCTTTTGTGCAATTACCAGACTTGGATGATATTTGAGGTCAGATGCAAGAGGCTGAATCAAGTGCTTATGGAGTTGTGGTTAATAGTTTTGTAGAATTGGAGCATGGATGTGTTGAGGAATATGAAAAAGCTATTAATAAGAAGGTATGGTGCATTGGACCAGTTTCACTTTGTAATAAAAATGTTATGGATATGTATCAAAGGGGGAATAAACCTTCGATTGATGACAAACAATGTTTAAAATGGCTCGATACGATGAAAAATGAGTCTGTTCTTTATTGTTGTCTTGGTAGTCAATGCAGGTTAATCGCATCGCAATTGATAGAAATTGGGCTAGGCTTAGAAGCATCAAAAAGGCCGTTTATTTGGGTAATAAAGACCGCGgatcaaaattttcttgaacTAGAGAAATGGTTGTTGGACACAAAGTACGAGGAGAGAATCAAAGGGAGGGGACTTGTGATTAAGGGTTGGGCCCCTCAAGTTCTTATATTGTCACATCCAGCCATAAAGGGGTTTCTGACCCATTGTGGTTGGAATTCAACGATAGAAGGGGTGAGTTGTGGTGTGCCTATGATCACATGGCCTATGTTTGCGGAACAATTCTTCAATGAGAAGCTAATTGTTGAAATTCTGAGGATTGGAGTTGAAGTTGGAGTTAAATTTCCGGTTAGATGgggagaagaagagaaagttGGAGTACTTGTTTGCAAAGAACAAGTTGTGAACGCTATAGAGGAACTCATGGATGgaggagaagaaggagaaaagagaagaattCGATCTAAAGAACTAGGGACAATAGCAAGAATGACCATGGAAGAAAATGGAACTTCTCGACTCAACATATTAAACCTCATCCAAGACATCTTAAATCAATCATTAAGTgctcaattaatttaa
- the LOC107031915 gene encoding UDP-glycosyltransferase 73C4-like, with product MGILPTVQPHFVLFPFMAQGHMIPMMDIARLLAQRGVIITILTTHLNANRFKNVIDRAIETGLKIQVVHLYFPSLEAGLPEGCENFDMLPSMELGVKFFDATTRLQPQVEEILQEMKPSPSVVISDMCFPWTNNVAHKFNIPRIVFHGMCSFSLLCLHNLRNWEDFEKIESDTDYFQVPGIFDKIELNKAQLANILIKDGDMKKIMDQIQRAEDEAYGIVVNSFDDLEKEYVEGLMNVKKKKIWTIGPVSLCNKEKQDKAERGNKAAIDEHRCLKWLDSWEQDSVLFVCLGSLSRLPTSQMVELGLGLESSKRPFIWVVRHMSDEFKKWLVEEDFEERVKGQGLLIHGWAPQVLILSHPSVGAFLTHCGWNSSLEGITAGVAMITWPIFAEQFINERLIVNVLATGVRAGMENPVIFGEEEKLGTQVSKDDIKKVIEHVMGDEMRRKRAKELGEKAKRAMGEGGSSYLNLTQLIQDVTEQANLLKC from the coding sequence ATGGGTATTCTTCCCACAGTGCAGCCGCATTTTGTGTTGTTTCCTTTCATGGCACAAGGGCATATGATACCTATGATGGACATTGCACGACTATTGGCACAACGCGGAGTTATAATCACAATCCTTACTACACATTTGAACGCCAACAGATTCAAGAACGTCATTGATCGTGCAATAGAAACAGGACTAAAGATTCAGGTGGTTCATCTCTACTTTCCAAGCTTAGAGGCTGGACTACCTGAAGGGTGTGAAAATTTCGACATGCTTCCATCGATGGAACTTGGGGTGAAGTTCTTCGATGCTACGACAAGACTTCAACCCCAAGTGGAAGAAATATTGCAAGAAATGAAACCTTCGCCGAGTGTTGTAATATCTGACATGTGTTTCCCATGGACAAATAATGTTGCACACAAATTTAACATCCCTAGGATTGTTTTCCATGGGATGTGTAGCTTCTCTTTGTTGTGCTTACACAATTTGAGAAATTGGGAGGATTTCGAAAAGATTGAGTCTGATACTGACTACTTTCAAGTGCCTGGAATATTCGACAAGATTGAACTAAACAAAGCTCAGCTTGCGAATATTCTAATAAAAGATGGAGATATGAAGAAAATTATGGATCAAATACAGAGAGCGGAGGATGAAGCTTATGGGATAGTGGTGAATAGCTTTGACGATTTGGAAAAAGAATACGTCGAGGGTTTaatgaatgtgaaaaaaaagaaaatttggacCATTGGCCCTGTTTCACTCTGTAACAAAGAAAAACAGGACAAAGCTGAAAGAGGTAACAAGGCTGCAATTGATGAACACAGGTGCCTAAAGTGGCTTGATTCATGGGAACAAGACTCTGTACTCTTTGTATGTCTCGGGAGCCTATCGCGTCTTCCCACGTCTCAGATGGTTGAGCTAGGGCTGGGGTTAGAATCGTCTAAACGACCTTTCATTTGGGTCGTTAGACACATGTCAGATGAGTTCAAGAAATGGCTAGTTGaagaagattttgaggaaaGAGTTAAAGGGCAAGGACTTTTAATCCACGGTTGGGCGCCACAAGTACTTATCTTGTCACATCCTTCGGTAGGTGCGTTCTTGACTCACTGTGGATGGAATTCGAGCCTGGAAGGTATAACCGCTGGCGTGGCCATGATCACTTGGCCAATATTTGCTGAGCAGTTCATTAATGAGAGACTAATAGTGAATGTACTCGCGACAGGAGTGAGGGCCGGCATGGAGAATCCAGTGATatttggagaagaagaaaaattgggAACACAAGTAAGCAAAGATGATATTAAGAAGGTGATTGAACACGTAATGGGTGAtgaaatgagaagaaaaagagCAAAAGAATTAGGAGAAAAGGCAAAGAGGGCTATGGGGGAAGGGGGTTCCTCTTACCTCAACTTGACACAATTGATTCAAGATGTTACAGAGCAAGCAAATCTTTTAAAATGTTGA
- the LOC107031980 gene encoding UDP-glycosyltransferase 73C4, with amino-acid sequence MGVLTIEPHFVLFPFMAQGHTIPMIDIARLLAQREVIITIVTTHLNANRFKKVIDRAIESGLKIQVVHLYFPSLEAGLPEGCENFDMLPSMDLGLKFFDATKRLQPQVEEMLQEMKPSPSCIISDMCFPWTTNVAQKFNIPRIVFHGMGCFSLLCLHNLKDWEGLEKIESDTEYFQVPGLFDKIELTKNQLGNAARPRNEEWRVISDQMKKAEEEAYGMVVNSFEDLEKEYIEGLMNVKNRKIWTIGPVSLCNKEKQDKAERGNKASIDEHKCLNWLDSREQNSVLFVCLGSLSRLSTSQMVELGLGLESSRRPFIWVVRHMSDEFKNWLVEEDFEERVKGQGLLIRGWAPQVLILSHPSIGAFLTHCGWNSSLEGITAGVAMITWPMFAEQFCNERLIVDVLKTGVRSGIERQVMFGEEEKLGTQVSRDDIKKVIEQVMGEEMRRKRAKELGEKAKRAMEEEGSSHFNLTQLIQDVTEQAKILKPM; translated from the coding sequence ATGGGTGTTCTTACTATAGAGCCACATTTTGTGTTGTTTCCTTTCATGGCACAAGGTCATACGATCCCTATGATTGATATTGCGCGATTACTAGCACAACGCGAAGTTATTATCACAATCGTTACTACACATTTGAACGCGAATAGATTCAAGAAAGTCATTGATCGCGCTATAGAATCAGGACTAAAGATTCAGGTGGTTCATCTCTACTTTCCAAGCTTAGAGGCTGGACTACCTGAAGGATGTGAAAATTTCGACATGCTTCCATCTATGGATTTGGGGCTGAAATTCTTCGATGCTACGAAAAGACTTCAGCCCCAAGTGGAAGAAATGTTGCAAGAAATGAAACCTTCACCAAGTTGTATAATATCTGATATGTGTTTCCCATGGACAACTAATGTTGCACAAAAGTTTAACATTCCTAGAATTGTTTTCCATGGAATGGGTTGCTTTTCTTTGTTATGTTTACATAATTTGAAAGATTGGGAAGGGTTAGAAAAGATCGAGTCTGATACAGAGTATTTTCAGGTGCCTGGATTATTCGACAAGATTGAACTAACCAAAAATCAGCTTGGAAATGCTGCCAGGCCGAGAAATGAAGAGTGGCGAGTTATCTCTGATCAAATGAAGAAAGCGGAGGAGGAAGCTTATGGAATGGTGGTGAATAGCTTTGAGGATTTGGAAAAAGAATACATCGAGGGTTTAATGAATGTGAAAAACAGGAAAATTTGGACCATTGGCCCTGTTTCACTCTGTAACAAAGAAAAGCAGGACAAAGCTGAAAGAGGGAACAAAGCTTCAATAGATGAACACAAGTGTCTAAACTGGCTTGATTCACGGGAACAAAACTCTGTACTCTTTGTGTGTCTTGGAAGCCTATCGCGCCTTTCCACGTCTCAGATGGTTGAGCTAGGGCTTGGGTTAGAATCATCGAGACGACCCTTTATTTGGGTTGTTAGACACATGTCAGATGAGTTCAAGAATTGGCTAGTTGaagaagattttgaggaaaGAGTTAAAGGGCAAGGACTATTGATCCGCGGTTGGGCGCCACAAGTACTAATCTTGTCACATCCTTCAATAGGTGCGTTCTTGACTCACTGTGGATGGAATTCGAGCCTGGAAGGTATAACTGCTGGCGTGGCGATGATCACTTGGCCAATGTTTGCTGAGCAGTTTTGTAATGAGAGGTTAATAGTGGATGTACTCAAGACAGGAGTGAGGTCAGGCATAGAGAGGCAAGTGATgtttggagaagaagaaaaattgggAACACAAGTAAGCAGAGATGACATTAAGAAGGTGATTGAACAAGTGATGGgtgaagaaatgagaagaaaaagagCAAAAGAATTAGGAGAAAAGGCAAAGAGGGCTATGGAGGAAGAGGGTTCATCTCATTTCAACTTGACACAATTGATTCAAGATGTGACAGAGCaagcaaaaattttaaaacctaTGTAG
- the LOC107002505 gene encoding LOW QUALITY PROTEIN: protein SLOW GREEN 1, chloroplastic (The sequence of the model RefSeq protein was modified relative to this genomic sequence to represent the inferred CDS: deleted 2 bases in 1 codon), which yields MSLQFPPLSSGFKSFTITMNTLNLLPLSAKSNNFQYQFIPSVLTQKPLNTLSIKSPFPLSIKLSKTSNSEPLKSLIPLSFLKPTLISTITATALFFTGFYFNPKQAICCPVSPVPIVDTNVKEEVLEQEETENVEILRNLLENRVKNRELDDALSIINKLIELEPDEIEWHFLKSHLYVHNGEIQLAKLGFRDVILKDPYYVEAYRGLVVAASEDESVEEMKKIEKQVEDGINMCKKEDKESELRDLKLILAQIWVIGGKYDEALKVYQELVDEEPGDFRPYLCQGMIYTALKKNDEAEKYFDKYRGLIPQDHTNARFVYDGDLIATKVFFLHETEDVIIGFPWKLRVYD from the exons ATGTCTCTGCAATTTCCTCCATTATCATCAGGGTTTAAGAGCTTCACCATCACCATGAACACCTTAAACCTTCTTCCTCTTTCTGcaaaatcaaacaattttcagTACCAATTCATTCCTTCAGTGTTAACTCAGAAACCCCTCAATACTCTTTCCATCAAATCCCCATTTCCATTATCCATTAAACTCTCTAAAACGTCTAACTCTGAGCCCCTCAAATCTTTAATTCCACTCTCTTTTCTCAAACCCACATTGATTTCCACCATTACTGCCACTGCCCTTTTCTTTACAGGGTTTTATTTCAACCCTAAGCAAGCTATATGTTGTCCTGTTTCGCCGGTGCCAATCGTGGATACGAATGTGAAAGAAGAAGTATTAGAACAGGAGGAAACTGAAAATgttgaaatattgagaaatttgtTGGAAAATCGTGTTAAGAATAGAGAATTAGACGATGCTCTCAGCATTATAAACAAGTTGATTGAGCTGGAGCCTGATGAGATCGAATGGCATTTCTTGAAATCTCACTTGTATGTTCATAATGGGGAGATTCAATTAGCTAAATTGGGTTTTAGAGATGTTATATTGAAGGATCCTTATTACGTAGAGGCGTATCGCGGGCTGGTTGTGGCAGCATCGGAAGATGAGTCCGTGGAGGAAatgaagaaaattgagaaacaGGTTGAGGATGGGATTAACATGTGTAAGAAGGAGGATAAAGAGAGTGAGTTGAGGGATTTGAAGCTTATTCTTGCACAAATATGGGTTATTGGAGGTAAATATGATGAAGCATTGAAGGTTTATCAAGAGTTAGTAGATGAAGAGCCAGGGGATTTTAGGCCTTACTTGTGTCAAGGCATGATATATACAGCATTGAAGAAGAACGACGAGGCTGAGAAGTATTTCGACAAGTATCGAGGACTGATACCTCAAGATCATACTAATGCTAGATTC GTTTATGATGGCGACTTGATTGCAacaaaggttttttttttacatgaGACGGAGGATGTGATCATCGGTTTTCCATGGAAGCTGAGAGTCTATGATTGA
- the LOC107002506 gene encoding protein SODIUM POTASSIUM ROOT DEFECTIVE 2, producing MKDMFCASQAATAICLSMEELGSSSSSSSVIQLGGGSISGSRTIDRYNPIIRDSRRTGPKSISAPCSARSPIPPKPHSKSRKSTSKESKRSKKLLIEKDDEKRKSSVSEGNENIFKTSSWSCKKPGEFITPPGSSRYLLSEKNILDALSDFEPVLKLVDSTSSSSVAEDVKTETDQSCPPPSASANQVVVLRVSLHCRGCEKKMRKHISRMQGVKSFNIDFAAKKVTVTGDVTPLGVLASISKVKNAQLWTPTLASAVPTAKVNLSNSELKNNDKQMVLSHEKIENVTPTTTTIQLM from the exons atgaaagatatgtTCTGTGCATCCCAAGCTGCTACAGCAATATGCCTTAGCATGGAAGAATTAggctcttcttcttcctcctcctctgTTATACAACTCGGCGGCGGAAGCATCTCCGGCAGCCGCACAATTGATCG GTACAATCCAATAATAAGAGATTCACGAAGAACAGGTCCTAAATCAATATCTGCACCTTGCTCTGCTCGTTCACCAATTCCTCCAAAACCACATAGCAAGAGCAGAAAATCAACTTCGAAAGAATCGAAGAGATCGAAAAAATTACTGATAGAGAAGGATGATGAGAAAAGGAAGAGCAGTGTTAGTGAAGGAAATGAGAATATTTTTAAGACAAGTAGTTGGAGTTGTAAAAAGCCTGGTGAATTTATAACTCCACCTGGTTCATCTAGATATCTTTTGAGTGAGAAGAATATTTTGGATGCTTTATCAGATTTTGAACCTGTTCTCAAATTGGTTGATTCTACTAGTAGTAGCTCTGTAGCAGAAGATGTGAAAACAGAGACAGATCAATCTTGTCCTCCACCTTCTGCTTCTGCTAATCAG GTGGTTGTTCTTAGAGTTTCACTTCACTGCAGAGGATGTGAAAAGAAGATGAGAAAACACATCTCTAGAATGCAAG GTGTGAAATCTTTCAACATAGATTTTGCTGCTAAGAAGGTGACAGTAACTGGGGATGTGACACCATTAGGAGTTCTTGCAAGCATTTCCAAGGTGAAAAATGCACAGTTATGGACACCAACACTGGCATCTGCTGTCCCTACAGCCAAAGTTAATTTGAGTAATTCTGAGTTGAAGAATAATGACAAGCAGATGGTGTTATCTCATGAAAAGATAGAAAATGTTACtccaactacaacaacaattcaacTAATGTaa